The Anabaena sp. WA102 genome contains a region encoding:
- a CDS encoding PIN domain-containing protein, giving the protein MTVKSSSSLPKSVFLDTNIYILGALDLNSDESKILSLLVSDENSDEQTRVIFSQELIDQILRVGKRLQNKDWSSGLLIRLWQQLKVDFIFVEDQDIQAIADAGIIPREDAGVYLTAKQGKAKCFVSRNYKLIRALVEQTEEFECFTPSEFLQKYAP; this is encoded by the coding sequence ATGACAGTGAAATCAAGTTCTAGTCTACCCAAATCGGTATTTCTCGACACAAATATCTACATTCTGGGAGCGCTTGATTTAAACAGCGATGAAAGCAAAATTTTATCATTGCTAGTCAGTGATGAAAATAGCGATGAGCAAACTAGAGTTATCTTCTCTCAAGAACTTATCGATCAAATCTTACGAGTTGGTAAACGCTTGCAAAACAAAGACTGGTCAAGTGGTCTGTTAATAAGACTTTGGCAGCAATTGAAAGTAGATTTCATATTTGTAGAAGACCAAGATATTCAAGCGATAGCTGATGCTGGCATAATTCCCCGTGAAGATGCAGGTGTTTATCTAACTGCCAAGCAAGGAAAAGCAAAATGTTTTGTATCCAGAAATTACAAACTAATTCGCGCACTTGTCGAGCAAACTGAAGAATTTGAATGTTTCACTCCCAGCGAGTTTTTACAAAAATATGCCCCATAA
- the aroQ gene encoding type II 3-dehydroquinate dehydratase, translating to MNVLCAVAKVFKVWELNLPALSILVLHGPNLNLLGLREPGIYGSLTLAEINRLLESKAMELQAGIFSMQSNHEGVLVDAIHGALGKHQGIVINAGAYTHTSVALRDAIAAVNLPTVEVHLSNIYRREDFRHHSYIAPVVIGQISGFGAQSYLLGLEALVYYLRQ from the coding sequence ATGAACGTTCTATGCGCCGTCGCTAAAGTTTTTAAGGTGTGGGAGTTGAATTTGCCAGCTTTAAGTATTCTTGTGCTGCATGGACCAAACCTAAATTTGCTGGGACTTAGAGAACCGGGAATTTATGGTTCTTTGACTTTGGCAGAAATTAATCGCTTGTTAGAGTCCAAAGCAATGGAACTGCAAGCAGGTATATTTTCCATGCAGTCAAATCATGAAGGGGTTTTAGTAGATGCTATTCACGGGGCATTAGGAAAGCATCAGGGGATTGTGATTAACGCTGGGGCTTACACTCATACTAGTGTGGCTTTGCGGGATGCGATCGCTGCTGTTAATTTACCTACTGTTGAAGTACATCTGAGTAATATTTATCGTCGGGAAGATTTCCGTCATCATTCTTATATCGCACCAGTGGTAATTGGCCAAATCAGTGGCTTTGGCGCTCAAAGTTATTTGTTAGGTCTGGAAGCACTGGTGTATTATTTAAGGCAGTAA
- the topA gene encoding type I DNA topoisomerase → MSTLVIVESPTKARTIRNYLPKDYVVEASMGHVRDLPQSASEIPAAVKGEKWAQLGVNVEADFEPIYVVPKDKKKIVTQLKEALKGVTELILATDEDREGESISWHLYQLLKPKVPTKRMVFHEITKEAIQKALKDCRNIDEQVVRAQETRRILDRLVGYTLSPLLWKKIAWGLSAGRVQSVAVRLLVIKERQRRAFHEGTYWDLKASLEQEKSLFSAVLVTLGGTKVATGSDFDSTTGRITTGRNVILLNEEQAETLKTRLEGKIWTVTDMEERPVTRKPAPPFTTSTLQQESNRKLRLSARDTMRVAQNLYEQGYITYMRTDSVHLSDQAITAARACVEQKYGKQYLSPQPRQYTTKSKGAQEAHEAIRPAGSSFRTPQDTGLAGREFALYDLIWKRTVASQMADSRQTQVTVQIQVEDAGFRSSGKRIDFPGYLRAYVEGSDDPEAALEDQEVILPALKVGDHPQCKELDAVGHETQPPARYTEATLVKTLESEGIGRPSTYASIIGTIIDKDYAQLLNNALIPTFTAFAVTDLLEKHFPDIVDPSFTSKMEQTLDEISTGEAQWLPYLKKFYLGEQGLETLVRERETEIDAGKARTVELENLDAKVRIGKYGPYIEVTNGEEVITASIPKNLTPADLDPKQVEILLKQKIVGPDQVGRHPETGEPIYIKIGTYGPYVQLGDKTEENPKPKQASFPKGVTPETLTLDMAVGLLSLPRALGTHPETGGKVQTSLGRFGPYVVHDQGKEGKDYRSLKSTDNVLTISLNRALELLAEPKKGRAAAKSKSKEALRELGTHPEDDSPVNIYDGPYGPYIKHGKTNASIPEGESVENITLSTAIELLSAKASTKSTRKTTKSTTKSTATTKSTKTRAKKTDAAS, encoded by the coding sequence ATGTCAACTCTCGTTATTGTCGAATCTCCCACAAAAGCTCGTACCATTCGCAACTACCTACCAAAAGACTATGTGGTAGAAGCTTCAATGGGTCATGTCCGTGACCTTCCCCAATCGGCTAGTGAAATTCCCGCAGCCGTGAAAGGGGAAAAATGGGCGCAGCTTGGGGTCAATGTAGAAGCCGACTTTGAACCGATTTATGTCGTTCCCAAAGACAAAAAGAAAATTGTCACTCAGCTTAAAGAAGCCCTCAAGGGTGTAACTGAACTGATTTTAGCAACAGACGAAGACCGGGAAGGGGAAAGTATTAGTTGGCATTTATACCAATTGCTCAAGCCGAAAGTGCCAACAAAGCGCATGGTATTTCATGAAATTACCAAGGAAGCCATTCAAAAAGCTTTGAAGGACTGCCGTAATATTGATGAGCAGGTAGTTCGCGCCCAAGAAACCCGAAGAATTTTAGACCGATTAGTAGGATATACCCTATCGCCGCTACTGTGGAAAAAAATTGCCTGGGGGTTATCCGCTGGGCGAGTGCAATCTGTAGCAGTACGTCTATTAGTAATTAAAGAACGCCAGCGTCGGGCTTTCCATGAAGGCACATACTGGGATTTAAAAGCCAGTTTAGAACAAGAAAAAAGTCTATTTAGCGCAGTCCTGGTGACTCTAGGCGGCACGAAAGTTGCCACAGGCAGCGATTTTGACTCAACAACGGGCAGAATTACCACAGGTCGCAATGTAATTTTACTTAATGAAGAGCAAGCGGAAACTCTAAAAACCCGTCTAGAAGGGAAAATCTGGACAGTGACGGATATGGAAGAACGTCCTGTCACCCGCAAACCAGCGCCACCGTTCACTACTTCCACACTGCAACAAGAATCTAACCGCAAGTTGCGCTTATCGGCACGGGATACGATGCGAGTGGCTCAAAATTTGTATGAGCAGGGGTATATTACCTATATGCGGACAGATTCGGTACATTTGTCCGACCAAGCGATTACCGCTGCCCGTGCTTGTGTAGAGCAAAAATATGGAAAACAATACCTTAGTCCTCAACCTAGACAATACACGACCAAATCTAAAGGCGCACAAGAAGCTCATGAAGCCATTCGTCCCGCTGGTAGTAGTTTCCGCACACCCCAAGACACAGGTTTAGCTGGACGCGAGTTCGCTCTTTATGATTTGATTTGGAAGCGTACAGTCGCCTCACAAATGGCTGACTCTCGCCAGACTCAAGTTACTGTGCAAATCCAAGTGGAAGATGCTGGTTTTCGTTCCTCTGGTAAGCGGATAGATTTTCCCGGCTACCTCCGCGCTTATGTGGAAGGTTCGGATGATCCTGAAGCCGCTTTAGAAGACCAAGAAGTAATTCTACCTGCTCTGAAAGTTGGTGATCATCCTCAATGTAAAGAATTGGACGCGGTAGGCCACGAAACCCAACCTCCTGCCCGTTATACTGAAGCAACTTTGGTGAAAACTTTGGAAAGTGAAGGCATTGGTCGTCCTAGTACCTACGCCAGCATTATTGGCACAATCATTGATAAAGATTATGCTCAGTTGCTGAATAATGCTCTAATTCCTACTTTCACGGCTTTTGCTGTGACTGATTTACTGGAAAAACATTTTCCAGATATTGTTGACCCTAGTTTTACTTCTAAAATGGAGCAAACCTTGGATGAAATTTCCACGGGTGAAGCTCAATGGCTACCCTACTTAAAGAAATTCTATCTTGGTGAACAAGGTTTAGAAACTTTGGTAAGGGAAAGGGAAACAGAAATTGATGCCGGCAAGGCTAGAACTGTAGAACTAGAAAATTTAGATGCTAAAGTCCGTATTGGTAAATATGGACCTTACATTGAAGTTACCAATGGTGAGGAAGTAATTACCGCTTCTATTCCTAAGAACCTGACTCCGGCTGACCTTGACCCTAAACAGGTGGAAATTCTCCTCAAACAAAAAATTGTCGGACCTGACCAAGTTGGTCGTCACCCAGAAACCGGAGAACCTATTTATATCAAGATTGGTACTTATGGACCTTATGTGCAGCTAGGCGATAAGACTGAGGAAAATCCTAAACCCAAACAAGCTTCTTTCCCCAAGGGTGTGACACCGGAAACACTCACTTTGGATATGGCTGTTGGTTTATTATCTCTTCCCCGTGCTTTGGGAACTCACCCAGAAACTGGTGGCAAAGTCCAAACTAGTTTAGGAAGATTTGGCCCCTATGTTGTCCATGACCAAGGAAAGGAGGGAAAAGATTATCGTTCTCTCAAATCTACTGATAATGTCTTGACAATTTCTTTGAATCGTGCTTTAGAATTATTGGCAGAGCCGAAAAAGGGTCGGGCCGCTGCTAAGAGTAAGTCTAAGGAAGCTTTACGGGAGTTGGGTACGCATCCAGAAGATGATTCACCAGTTAATATCTATGATGGTCCTTATGGTCCTTACATTAAACACGGGAAAACTAATGCCAGTATTCCCGAAGGTGAATCAGTGGAAAATATAACTTTGTCTACAGCTATTGAATTACTTTCAGCTAAAGCATCTACAAAATCTACACGGAAAACCACTAAATCTACTACTAAGTCAACTGCTACTACTAAATCAACAAAGACTAGAGCGAAAAAGACAGACGCGGCGAGTTAG